A window from Candidatus Sulfotelmatobacter sp. encodes these proteins:
- a CDS encoding universal stress protein, with protein sequence MKILIAVDDSAYSQAAMDWAKSMTWPARTEFLVLSAARPIVASYAVAEAPAMGFPAEIYEEEVKHHQEISARFERQLRDHGFKSRALVAQGDPREAIVDAVREHGVDLVVLGSHGRTGFTKLLLGSVASHVVTHAPCSVLVVKLANGAKNPKVPS encoded by the coding sequence ATGAAGATCCTGATCGCAGTGGACGACTCGGCCTACTCGCAGGCCGCGATGGACTGGGCCAAGAGCATGACGTGGCCGGCCCGCACCGAATTCCTCGTGCTGTCGGCGGCGCGCCCGATCGTCGCGTCCTACGCCGTCGCCGAGGCACCGGCGATGGGCTTCCCGGCCGAAATCTACGAAGAGGAAGTGAAGCATCACCAGGAGATCAGCGCTCGTTTCGAGCGGCAGCTCCGGGACCACGGCTTCAAGAGCCGGGCCCTGGTCGCGCAAGGCGATCCGCGTGAAGCCATCGTGGACGCGGTGCGCGAACATGGTGTGGACCTGGTGGTGCTCGGTTCGCACGGGCGCACCGGCTTCACCAAGTTGCTGCTGGGGAGCGTGGCGAGCCACGTGGTGACTCATGCGCCGTGCAGCGTGCTGGTGGTGAAGCTGGCCAACGGCGCCAAGAACCCGAAGGTGCCGTCGTGA
- a CDS encoding YceI family protein has translation MSAGRRFALAMLMMAALLAAATVIRSLAADTATPVPITMGAGSSLWLEGKSTLHDFESRTSSSTLSLTRDPASTSPADVAGLESLIRGGSIRSVDLDVPVTSLKSEKSGLDKNLWKDLKAEQYPSVKFHLTHYVVSPAGVPGDTMQIRAEGTLEVAGVQRPDTLEARAFRASEGVWLEGSEPLLMSEFGIHPPAMMLGALKVADRIVVRYKLLLVPKGDGSASLPTRVN, from the coding sequence GTGAGCGCCGGACGCAGGTTCGCGCTCGCCATGCTGATGATGGCCGCGTTGCTGGCGGCCGCAACGGTGATTCGCTCGCTGGCCGCCGACACCGCCACGCCAGTTCCGATCACGATGGGAGCGGGCAGCTCGCTGTGGCTCGAAGGCAAGTCGACGCTCCATGATTTCGAGAGCCGCACTTCGAGTTCCACGCTCAGCCTGACCCGCGATCCGGCCTCGACTTCGCCCGCCGACGTCGCCGGGCTCGAGAGCCTGATCCGCGGCGGCTCCATCCGCTCGGTGGATCTGGACGTTCCGGTCACCAGCCTCAAGTCCGAGAAGTCGGGGCTCGACAAGAACCTCTGGAAGGATTTGAAGGCCGAGCAGTATCCGTCGGTCAAGTTTCACCTCACGCACTATGTCGTCTCGCCGGCGGGAGTTCCCGGCGACACGATGCAGATCCGCGCGGAAGGCACGCTCGAAGTGGCCGGGGTCCAGCGACCGGACACGCTCGAGGCCCGCGCCTTCCGCGCATCCGAAGGCGTCTGGCTCGAGGGCAGCGAGCCGCTGCTCATGAGCGAGTTCGGTATCCATCCGCCCGCGATGATGCTCGGCGCCCTCAAGGTCGCCGATCGAATCGTGGTTCGCTACAAGCTGCTTCTGGTACCCAAGGGTGACGGCAGCGCGTCGCTTCCCACCCGAGTCAATTAG
- a CDS encoding NADH-ubiquinone oxidoreductase-F iron-sulfur binding region domain-containing protein, which produces MPTPRSEPLILARARRLAGGAASGNAIGDLMRGSGDDEVAAKRGLPLATVEGIRSGYDLIAPGPRYCDGTSCHFAGAAEVRSRHPHLDAASAVRCLGHCYEPPAFQVQGRVYAGAEGWEAGEIPRRSLAESPVVLRHLVAGAAPADFSEYDLPPGAEILAALEQSHLRGRGGASFPTAAKWRTARDTAAERRYVVANGDEGDPGSFVDRLLMEEDPHAILAGMAACAKVIGATHGIVYVRGEYPRAQASIRAAIEAARAADRLGRGFDIEVISGAGSYVCGEETALLRSIAGLRGEAQPKPPYPAEAGLHGFPTVVQNVETLAIVPWAARQRRPSGTKAMSLSGAIRHPGVVEVPLGTPLRRVLTQAGGGPPADRGWRMALIGGPLGRVVPERDFDVPLSYEGLPGLGHAGIVVLDEGVSPRALAEHLFEFARLESCGACAPCRIGAARLAGLRDAGSMRRLLETLEMGSLCGFGQSVPRPIRDLLEHFGDQVFA; this is translated from the coding sequence ATGCCCACGCCCAGGTCGGAACCGCTGATTCTCGCCCGGGCCCGCCGGCTGGCCGGAGGGGCCGCCAGCGGGAACGCCATCGGCGACCTCATGAGGGGGAGTGGCGACGATGAAGTCGCCGCAAAGCGCGGGCTCCCGCTCGCCACCGTCGAGGGCATTCGAAGCGGTTACGACCTGATCGCGCCGGGGCCGCGCTACTGCGACGGGACCAGCTGCCACTTCGCCGGCGCGGCCGAAGTGCGCTCGCGTCATCCCCATCTCGACGCCGCCTCGGCGGTGCGCTGTCTCGGACATTGTTACGAGCCGCCGGCATTCCAGGTGCAGGGCCGCGTGTACGCCGGAGCGGAGGGCTGGGAGGCGGGCGAGATTCCGCGCCGGTCTCTCGCCGAATCGCCGGTCGTCTTACGACATCTCGTCGCAGGCGCGGCGCCCGCGGACTTCTCCGAGTACGATCTGCCGCCGGGCGCGGAAATCCTGGCCGCGCTCGAGCAATCGCATCTTCGCGGACGCGGCGGCGCTTCCTTCCCGACTGCGGCCAAATGGCGCACCGCGCGCGACACCGCGGCCGAGCGGCGCTACGTGGTCGCGAACGGCGACGAGGGAGATCCCGGCTCGTTCGTGGACCGCCTGCTGATGGAGGAGGACCCGCACGCGATCCTGGCGGGGATGGCGGCGTGCGCGAAGGTCATCGGCGCCACCCATGGCATCGTCTACGTGCGCGGGGAGTACCCGCGAGCCCAGGCCTCGATTCGCGCCGCCATCGAGGCGGCGCGCGCGGCGGATCGCCTGGGGCGCGGATTCGACATCGAGGTGATCTCGGGCGCCGGCTCCTACGTCTGCGGCGAAGAGACCGCGCTGCTCCGCTCGATCGCGGGCCTGCGCGGCGAGGCGCAGCCCAAGCCGCCCTATCCGGCCGAAGCCGGGCTGCACGGCTTCCCGACCGTGGTGCAGAACGTCGAAACCCTGGCGATCGTGCCATGGGCCGCGCGCCAGCGACGGCCGAGCGGGACGAAGGCCATGAGCCTCTCGGGCGCGATCCGTCATCCCGGGGTCGTCGAGGTTCCGCTCGGCACGCCGCTCCGCCGCGTGCTCACCCAGGCCGGCGGCGGTCCGCCGGCCGATCGCGGCTGGCGCATGGCGCTGATCGGCGGTCCGCTCGGACGCGTGGTTCCCGAACGGGATTTCGACGTCCCGCTGTCCTATGAAGGCTTGCCGGGCCTCGGGCATGCCGGCATCGTGGTGCTGGACGAGGGCGTGAGCCCTCGCGCACTGGCCGAGCACCTGTTCGAATTCGCGCGGCTCGAATCCTGCGGCGCGTGCGCCCCGTGCCGCATCGGCGCCGCGCGACTCGCGGGACTCCGGGACGCGGGCTCGATGCGGAGGTTGCTCGAGACCCTCGAGATGGGAAGCCTGTGCGGCTTCGGCCAGAGCGTTCCGCGGCCGATTCGCGATCTGCTCGAGCACTTCGGCGACCAGGTGTTCGCATGA
- a CDS encoding MFS transporter, with the protein MLLVAWMGWVFDSMDSTLYVLVLTPALKGLLGSGATEAAIAQHGGWILSIFLIGWAAGGVLFGVLADRIGRTRALVWTILIYATFTGLAAVSRTWWQLAAFRFLTALGVGGEWAAGAALVAEVWPGRKRATAAGILQSAWAVGVFVAALVNYFVGPFSWRAVFLVGVAPALLALVIRRNVREPELWSAAIAGGVARGSAGSRSGEGAAAPRLASLRELFRPEFRRTTWIGFALAFAAVFGLWGVTYWTPVLLRHLPDTARIGEAATVHRVSVAVMVLNAGSLAGYLVFAPLAGALGRRWTFALYYLGALISVPLTFAPGRTYQATLALLPVLGFFTNGVFTGFAIYLPELYPTRLRATGSGFCFNAARVFAATGPFLTGTLVGLFGSFNRAVTAVGTIYLLGLIVLPLARETRGHDLPA; encoded by the coding sequence GTGCTGCTGGTGGCGTGGATGGGCTGGGTGTTCGACTCGATGGACTCGACGCTCTACGTGCTGGTGCTGACCCCGGCGCTGAAGGGTCTGCTGGGAAGTGGCGCCACCGAGGCCGCGATCGCGCAGCACGGCGGCTGGATCCTCTCGATCTTCCTGATCGGCTGGGCGGCGGGCGGCGTGCTGTTCGGCGTGCTGGCCGATCGCATCGGACGCACGCGCGCCCTGGTGTGGACGATTCTCATCTACGCCACGTTCACGGGACTCGCGGCCGTCTCCCGCACCTGGTGGCAGCTCGCCGCGTTCCGCTTTCTCACCGCGCTCGGAGTCGGCGGCGAGTGGGCGGCGGGAGCGGCGCTGGTCGCGGAGGTGTGGCCCGGTCGCAAGCGCGCCACGGCCGCGGGGATTCTCCAGTCCGCCTGGGCGGTGGGAGTGTTCGTCGCCGCCCTGGTCAACTACTTCGTCGGGCCGTTCAGCTGGCGAGCGGTGTTCCTGGTCGGCGTCGCTCCGGCCCTGCTGGCGCTGGTGATTCGCCGCAACGTCCGCGAGCCGGAGCTGTGGTCGGCGGCGATCGCCGGCGGGGTTGCGCGCGGGAGCGCCGGGTCTCGATCCGGCGAAGGCGCCGCCGCGCCGCGGCTCGCCTCGCTGCGCGAGCTGTTCCGACCCGAGTTCCGCCGCACGACCTGGATTGGATTCGCGCTCGCCTTCGCGGCGGTGTTCGGGCTGTGGGGCGTCACCTACTGGACTCCGGTACTGCTCCGGCACTTGCCGGATACCGCCCGGATCGGTGAAGCCGCCACCGTGCATCGGGTGAGCGTCGCCGTGATGGTGCTGAACGCCGGCTCGCTGGCCGGCTACCTGGTGTTCGCGCCGCTGGCCGGCGCGCTCGGCCGCCGCTGGACGTTCGCACTCTACTACCTGGGCGCGCTGATATCGGTCCCGCTCACTTTCGCGCCCGGAAGAACCTACCAGGCGACGCTCGCGTTGCTGCCCGTGCTCGGATTCTTCACCAATGGAGTGTTCACCGGCTTCGCGATCTACCTGCCCGAGCTCTATCCCACGCGGCTGCGCGCCACCGGCTCGGGCTTCTGCTTCAACGCGGCGCGGGTCTTCGCCGCCACCGGGCCGTTCCTCACCGGAACCCTGGTGGGACTGTTCGGATCGTTCAACCGGGCGGTTACGGCGGTCGGAACGATCTACCTTCTCGGGCTGATCGTCTTGCCGTTGGCGCGCGAAACTCGAGGCCACGACCTTCCCGCCTGA
- the mgtA gene encoding magnesium-translocating P-type ATPase: MYDSGQELHYLCAMSRSNANDRADRRTDGSAPYWSAPAADLLLKMGSDTNGLSSTEAADRLRRYGRNETRRRDRRTPLGVLLRQFSNPLLLVLLFASAASALTGSWIESIIVLVIVALTVSLGAAREIGAYRAAAALEARVQTLVTALRDGGAVRIPVAEVVPGDVVLLSAGSLVPADGVLIEATDFHVNEAALTGESFPIQKQPGVVEAGAPLGARSNCVFLGTNVRSGTARFLVVSTGLGTQYGAIARRLRTRPTETEFDRGILRFGYLLTSVMVVMTLAVFVIHVLRGRPPIETLLFSVALAVGLSPELLPAILSINLARGASQMATAGVLVRRLQAIENLGSMDVLCTDKTGTLTEGVVRLEGSYGPDGETLTSVLDLAGCNAALETGIGSPLDDAIVAACKPAPAVQKLAEIPFDFVRRRVSVVVREAQGVRLVTKGAFEPLLAICSSLPGGTALDGARRAELERRFDEWGARGIRVLGIASRDLPERASYSRDDERDLTFEGFVTFSDRPKPGVAGALADLARLGVSVKIITGDNRLVARQVADQVGLTEGGLLSGAELDDISDEALPREVERARLFVEVDPTQKERVIRALRHSGHVVGFLGDGVNDAPAMHAADTSLSVDQAVDVAREAADFVLLERDLDVIRRGIEEGRRTFANSMKYILTTTSANLGNMLSMALASLFLPFLPLLASQILLNNFLADVPALGLAEDRVDPEMVEKPERWNILFIGRFMLVFGVLSSVFDFVTFGALLGIFHAPPATFRTGWFVESLLTELLVALVVRTRRPFFRSLPGPFLFWATVALIPLAFALPYLPFAGLMGFVPLPLPLVGMLVAIALAYVVSAELAKIPFYRTRPAIPAPSHRAESAA, translated from the coding sequence ATGTACGACAGCGGCCAGGAATTGCACTACCTTTGCGCCATGTCGCGCTCGAACGCGAACGACCGCGCTGATCGCCGAACGGACGGATCGGCCCCCTACTGGTCTGCCCCGGCCGCCGACCTCCTCCTGAAAATGGGCTCGGACACGAACGGCCTGTCGTCGACTGAAGCGGCCGATCGGCTCAGGCGCTACGGGCGCAACGAAACGCGCCGCCGGGACCGGCGCACGCCGCTGGGGGTGCTGCTGCGCCAGTTCTCCAACCCTCTGCTGCTGGTGCTGCTGTTCGCCTCGGCGGCTTCGGCGCTGACCGGTTCCTGGATCGAATCGATCATCGTGCTGGTGATCGTGGCGCTCACCGTGAGCCTGGGCGCGGCGCGCGAGATCGGCGCTTACCGCGCCGCGGCGGCGCTCGAGGCGCGCGTGCAGACTCTCGTCACCGCGCTCCGGGACGGCGGCGCGGTGCGGATTCCCGTGGCCGAGGTGGTCCCCGGCGACGTGGTGCTGCTGTCGGCGGGCAGTCTGGTCCCGGCTGACGGCGTGCTGATCGAGGCCACCGATTTCCACGTCAACGAGGCCGCGCTCACCGGCGAGAGCTTCCCGATCCAGAAACAGCCGGGCGTCGTCGAGGCCGGCGCACCGCTCGGGGCCCGCAGCAATTGCGTGTTCCTCGGCACCAACGTCCGGAGCGGAACGGCGCGATTCCTGGTCGTGTCGACGGGGCTCGGCACCCAGTACGGCGCGATCGCGCGGCGGCTGCGTACGCGCCCGACCGAGACCGAGTTCGATCGCGGCATCCTGCGCTTTGGGTATCTCCTCACCAGCGTGATGGTGGTCATGACCCTCGCGGTGTTCGTGATCCACGTGCTGCGCGGCCGGCCGCCGATCGAGACGCTGCTGTTCTCGGTGGCGCTGGCGGTGGGCCTTTCGCCCGAGCTGCTGCCGGCGATCCTGAGCATCAATCTGGCGCGGGGCGCGTCACAGATGGCCACGGCCGGCGTCCTGGTGCGAAGACTCCAGGCGATCGAGAACCTGGGGAGCATGGACGTGCTCTGCACCGACAAGACCGGCACGCTGACCGAGGGCGTGGTGCGACTGGAGGGCAGTTACGGACCCGACGGGGAGACCCTGACGTCGGTGCTGGACCTCGCCGGCTGCAACGCCGCGCTCGAGACCGGGATCGGCAGCCCGCTCGACGACGCAATCGTCGCGGCCTGCAAGCCGGCTCCGGCGGTCCAGAAGCTCGCCGAGATCCCGTTCGACTTCGTGCGTCGCAGGGTCAGCGTGGTGGTTCGCGAGGCGCAAGGCGTGCGACTCGTGACCAAGGGCGCGTTCGAGCCGCTGCTCGCGATCTGCTCTTCGCTCCCCGGCGGCACGGCTCTCGACGGCGCGCGGCGCGCCGAACTGGAGCGGCGCTTCGACGAATGGGGCGCGCGCGGGATCCGCGTGCTGGGCATCGCCAGCCGCGATCTCCCGGAGCGCGCGAGCTACTCGCGCGACGACGAGCGCGATCTCACCTTCGAAGGATTCGTGACCTTCAGCGACCGGCCCAAGCCCGGCGTGGCCGGCGCGCTCGCCGATCTCGCCCGGCTCGGCGTGTCGGTCAAGATCATCACCGGCGACAACCGCCTGGTGGCCCGGCAGGTCGCGGATCAGGTCGGTCTCACGGAGGGGGGACTCCTCAGCGGAGCGGAGCTCGATGACATCAGCGACGAAGCGCTTCCCCGGGAAGTGGAGCGGGCCCGATTGTTCGTCGAGGTGGATCCGACCCAGAAGGAGCGGGTGATCCGCGCGCTCCGCCATTCGGGCCACGTGGTCGGGTTCCTCGGCGACGGGGTCAACGACGCGCCGGCGATGCATGCCGCCGACACCAGCCTGTCGGTGGATCAGGCGGTCGACGTGGCCCGCGAGGCCGCCGACTTCGTGCTGCTCGAGCGCGATCTCGACGTGATCCGGCGGGGCATCGAGGAGGGCCGGCGCACCTTCGCCAACAGCATGAAGTACATCCTCACCACCACCAGCGCCAATCTCGGCAACATGCTGAGCATGGCGCTGGCTTCGTTGTTCCTCCCCTTCCTGCCGCTGCTGGCGAGCCAGATCCTGCTCAACAATTTCCTCGCCGACGTGCCGGCGCTGGGGCTGGCCGAGGATCGTGTGGATCCCGAGATGGTCGAGAAGCCGGAACGCTGGAACATCCTGTTCATCGGGCGGTTCATGCTGGTGTTCGGAGTGCTCAGCTCGGTCTTCGACTTCGTCACGTTCGGCGCACTGCTGGGCATCTTCCACGCCCCGCCCGCCACCTTCCGCACCGGCTGGTTCGTCGAATCGCTGCTCACCGAGCTGCTGGTGGCGCTGGTGGTGAGGACGCGGCGCCCCTTCTTCCGCAGCCTCCCCGGGCCGTTCCTGTTCTGGGCGACGGTGGCGTTGATCCCGCTGGCGTTCGCGCTCCCCTACCTGCCGTTCGCCGGCCTGATGGGTTTCGTGCCCCTTCCGTTGCCGCTGGTCGGGATGCTGGTCGCGATCGCACTCGCCTACGTGGTTTCGGCAGAGCTCGCCAAGATCCCCTTCTATCGGACGCGCCCCGCCATCCCCGCGCCATCGCATCGCGCCGAATCGGCGGCGTGA
- a CDS encoding DUF6544 family protein has translation MPIVIVVLVLVALLGAGALAAQWWNAESNRTMARLTRAMPRAAARTLQPGDLDALPRPVARYLRERLPPNQRLIRRAQIWTRGEFLIRPGPSGWRRFRAKQLFTWQPAGYVWDARIRMLPGLDIFVRDALVAGEGSIRAAVAGLVPLVSSRGSPGLAAGASHRFLAEALWFPTALVLNPILRWVPIDDDKARVTLEQGATTVALEYRFGPDGLPVSVFAPDRFREQGGRGVPTPWQVRFLRHEIRGGMMIPVSAVVEWLLPSGPLAYWRGTVGEVRYEF, from the coding sequence ATGCCGATCGTGATCGTGGTCCTGGTGCTGGTCGCGCTGCTCGGCGCCGGTGCGCTGGCCGCGCAGTGGTGGAACGCCGAGTCCAATCGCACCATGGCGCGGCTCACCAGGGCCATGCCGCGCGCCGCCGCGCGCACTCTTCAACCCGGCGACCTCGACGCGCTGCCGAGACCGGTGGCCCGCTATCTCCGCGAGCGTCTTCCGCCGAACCAGCGCCTGATCCGGCGCGCGCAGATCTGGACCCGCGGTGAATTCCTGATCCGGCCCGGCCCCTCGGGCTGGCGGAGGTTCCGCGCCAAACAGCTCTTCACCTGGCAGCCGGCGGGATACGTCTGGGACGCGCGCATTCGCATGCTGCCCGGCCTCGACATCTTCGTGCGGGATGCTCTGGTGGCCGGCGAAGGCTCGATTCGGGCCGCGGTCGCCGGGCTGGTGCCACTGGTCTCCTCGCGCGGCTCGCCGGGCCTCGCCGCCGGCGCGTCGCACCGATTCCTGGCCGAGGCGCTGTGGTTCCCGACCGCGCTGGTGCTGAACCCGATCCTGCGCTGGGTGCCCATCGATGACGACAAGGCCCGCGTCACGCTCGAGCAGGGCGCGACCACCGTGGCTCTCGAATATCGCTTCGGCCCGGACGGCCTTCCCGTCAGCGTGTTCGCCCCGGATCGCTTCCGCGAACAGGGGGGCCGGGGCGTCCCGACTCCCTGGCAGGTCCGCTTCCTGCGTCACGAAATCCGCGGCGGCATGATGATTCCGGTCTCGGCAGTGGTCGAATGGCTGCTGCCGAGCGGTCCGCTCGCCTACTGGCGCGGCACGGTCGGCGAGGTGCGTTACGAATTCTGA
- a CDS encoding Hsp20/alpha crystallin family protein, translating into MKATLVPTTGARWLRNEMDRLFDRVWDGDEFSTMGEWAPRMDVSETPDALTARIEIPGIEPKDVQVLIEHDVLTVKGEKHEEAEQKSEKYLRLERGYGAFTRSVRLPAPVEANKVVATFKNGLLVITMPKAAEAKGVTVPIKLT; encoded by the coding sequence ATGAAGGCGACTCTGGTGCCCACCACGGGAGCTCGGTGGCTCCGCAATGAGATGGATCGGCTGTTCGATCGGGTGTGGGACGGGGATGAATTCTCGACCATGGGGGAGTGGGCGCCGCGTATGGATGTGTCCGAGACCCCGGATGCGCTGACGGCGCGCATCGAGATCCCGGGAATCGAGCCCAAGGACGTTCAGGTGCTGATCGAGCACGACGTCCTCACCGTCAAAGGCGAGAAGCACGAGGAAGCCGAGCAGAAGAGCGAGAAGTACTTGAGGCTCGAGCGCGGCTACGGGGCCTTCACGAGGAGCGTGCGGCTGCCGGCTCCGGTCGAGGCGAACAAGGTGGTGGCGACGTTCAAGAACGGACTGCTCGTGATCACGATGCCCAAGGCCGCCGAGGCCAAGGGGGTCACGGTCCCGATCAAGCTGACCTGA